The window taaaaaaaaaaaaaaaaaaaaccctcaaaccATCACTGCCTCCCTCCCTATATTCTAATTTcaatgttttagtttcaaacttgtggattgtatttaatttatgaacatcatgttttagttatcATCTACTGTGAAAAaatatgcttagcaatatatagaaaataaaaataaaaatatttttaataattttttagtcgCCGCACCcacaccctactttttcaaaaattgcctaGTCCTGCACTTGCTCTTGAATCTGGAAAcacacccgtgcttcataggcCCACATCCACTTCTTTTTGTACTTAAGAATTTGCTTCTGAGTTGGATGCAGGTATATGGAACAAAGATTAGTGTGTAGTCACAAATGAATTTGTATAGGGATAATTCTCAATTAGAAGTACTCAGTTTGGCATAGGATGTAATCAAGGTCATAATGTCATGCATAAGACTAAGAAAAAATAACTTCAACAATGTTAGAATTTAAATGGTAAAGATCTACTTCCTAGATTTGctacaattaaatttttaatctaACTGCCGTCtgtaaaacacaaaaaccaaatgTTGAAGATCTCCTAGGTTTCAGCAACTACAGAGCAAATAGCTGCATTTAGGAGCAAGATACTAAGAACCTTCGTGGATGTTAGACcactataaaaattatttacttcTAAATAAGACACCCCTGCAGTTGAAAGCTATCTAATTCCATTGAAAAGCATCTTCTAGTTGGGGTTGGGAGTGTCAGATATGTCACATGCAGAGACTACAACAGAAGAGCCCTGGCATATCTCAACAGCTCCCTAGTTCCAACTATGTACATCAATATCATAGGGCTTCAGAGATTCTGCCTTGCTTCCTCTTGATAAAAACAATCAGTCTACTAGCCCAATAAAACAGATACTGAACTAAAATATTCATATTGTatacttttaaataaaaatgtgcaAAATACATTAATGGTTCTTGCCagggaaacaaaaaattgaaacaggCAGTACATTGCAAATCAAAAAGAAgaatttaagtttaaaaaagaaTTCTATGCTATGGTTCCTGACAACAGTACCAacataacaaacaaaaacacttaGACATGGAATgttatcaaatttaattttactttttttaactaAGGAACTACATAATTACCTACCAATTATCACACACTGAAGATGTTTTACTTGCTAGCTCTGTGATTTACTGCTTCCCTGCACAGGGTGCCTCCGAATATCAAACTGGTCCACAACCTCCAAAGGAGCAACTGTCTCATTCCTGATCCTCTTGATCTTAGGACTCAACAATCCCCTATGCCTAAACCCATACAGCTTCAGCACCTGGTTATCCGCAAAATTAAATGCCCTCTCCATGCTACTCAAGCACCTCTCAACTGGATAATCCCCATAGCTACCACAAGGCTTGCAACCAACAAAATGGGTCACGAATGGCCACCTCTCGTCCCCCAATCCCGGATGATACTTCTCAATCATCTCCTCATACCTATCCACCAATCCCGCCCAATACCCATGCAAATAATATGAATTCTCCAGAAACACCTTATCCATCCACCGATCCTTCTTCGAAAGCAACAAGTAAATCAAGGCAGACTGATCATCCGCCTCAAAAGCCGGCCTCCCCTTCAAATTTGCCGTCAAAATCTTCCCAGCCTCCTCCCGAACCGGCCCTTTAGGCCCCATTGGCGCCCAATCATCAAGCAAATCCAAGGACCATTGACAATTCCTAAACAAGAAACTACCCGTATTCAGAGCAATCCAACTCTTCTGCTCAAACATCAAATCCGGGTACCCATGGACAACCAAATTATAATTATCATACTTAGAAAGTGGAATCTCGAAAACCATATCTGTAAAAAGCGCATCACTATCCATCCACCAAATCCACTCCACCTCAGGATGAGACAACATTAACCGTCGAAGCAACGGCAATTTAGCCCAATACCCAGCTAATTCCTTATCCAAATGAGCCAAATTATAAACAATCTCAATCCCATGAAGTCTACAGTAGTCAATCTTATTCTTAATAGCTTTCAACAAGTAATGGTCACCAATTGGGTTATCACAAGGTTTAGGAGGAGACCCAGTAACGAGCAAGATACGAGGCTTACCGTTAATATGGTTGGGGAACTCAGGGTTTTGATCTAACCAGGTTTTGCGGTCTTGGTCCCAGGTAGAGATCTTGGGTCCGAGAGCGAAGGTGTCGTTTACGCTGAAGAAGGATTCGGGTTCGTTGACCGGGTCAGATGGGTCGGAGTCGGACCGGATCTCGGCGAGGATGCGGTTGGTTTCTTCGATGATGTTCTGGTTCATTGCGTCATCGCCGGAGGAGCCGAGGTTGCCGATGCCGATGGTGCCACGGAGTACGAGGATGGTGACGAAACCACATAGGATGGTGATCTTTATGTTGTTGAAGGTCTTGTGGAGCTGTCTGCCACGTGGCAACAGTGTACTACTGCGCCCTCTTCCTCCGTTCGCGGTGGTTGTCGGTAGCCCACCACCCGGTCCTCCTCCTCCGCCGCTGCTTCTCTTCTGAGTTATGTTCTCTTGTCCCAtgatgtctctctctctctcacacacacacacacacacactctctgtGTCTCAAatctaaaaatgtgttttttttgtttttggtgttttttgtgTAGGTAAGGTTGTATCTGTGGGAAGAGATCTACAGAATTCTATATATCAATgtgtgaatttttgttgtgaGGGAGAGaaggatagagagagagagagagagggaaaatgGGGAGAGAAGTGAAAGAGGCCAGAGGCAGAGGAAGATGGATGGGATGGGAGGAGTGAGTTCATGACTTCATGGTGGGCGGTGAGATAGATGGTGGGGAAGACATGTTTGTAATGCACCGACTTGTACTACTTGGGCATtactatattttattcattgatTTGGAGGTGAGGAGATATTATGTACAatgttttgttattatatatgCTGATCCGGAGTTGGATCCTCCATTAGTGTTTCTTGTACTGTTACACAAGgacatcttttattttattttattttttttgagaaagcaaggacatcttttattattatagtaattattattttatgtcttaaggtaagttaattaattatccaaCCCCTAGGTACCAAGACCTCATGAGGTATTGGTTTCAAAAAATGTAGCTAATATTTTGGGTCACTTTTAAAtgtgtaaccaaaaaaaaaaaaaaaaaaaaaacttttaaatgatTCCTTCCCTACGGTTATTAAAgtttaataagttttttatttttattttttttgttgtcaaaGACTAGTTGGTTTTTATTGTGGATACAACATCGACAAATTGATATGGGTGATACGAGTGCCTGGTAGCCTTGTCTATGGGTTGAGCCAAGTCAATTTGGAGCTCAAATCGAAATTGAACCTAGCCACATTGGGTGGATAACATAAAAAACCACCATCGACCACAAACAGtgaaatattctatttcaatggATGAATCATAACAACCACTTAAATGGAATTGAAAACTTtgatttttacacttttttccccaaaatacaataaaaaaatgccAAAGGCGTACCCATTTGTGATATTTAGAggctttttttatatttaccaaaatacaaaaaaaaatggtaaaaatattattttggtccctaaattttatcaaaagtatgtttttcatctctaaacttTAAGAAGTTCATTTTTAGTCCTCAAACTATTGAAAAGTTCATATTTCATTTCTAAActatatgttttatatatgtacttaaactttactaaaaatttgtttttcatccctaaatttttgaaaaaagttttaattttatccATATTTTtgtctaaactattgaaaaaactctttacaaattttttttaaaaaaaatttaagtttaaaaataaaaaataaacttttgataaaatttagtgattaaaatagtattttataaaaaaaaaacaaaaaaaaaaaaacatttggccttttaagtttttaattacATCCAGCCCCATCTTATCTAGAGTAGCTTGTTCAATGAgcaaatcaaaaaaagaaagagtccaCGAAAAGCAGATGTAGTAACCTTAAGgtagatttccttttttttatgaTATTCAAAGTGTGTGTCTGTCTCTTATGTCAACGGACCCTCCGCTGTCTCCGGACTGTTTTGCAATTTGCACAGCTCAGCTTTTCACGCGTCAAATGTATGTTCATACTTTGTGACTTtggaagaaaaagataaagcGAGTAACCAACCAACCTGTTCTTCTTAGTACCACGTGTTTTAGTTTGTGACTTTTGTTAATCCGCGTCCAAGTGCATTTCAGCATCTGTTAAGCAGGAATCCATTAAATCTCAATGCATTgagaagtgataaaaaaattaaaatttaataaataaatatctcttTAACTTAAAACCTTCctttgttttaatgaaaaatcttATTTGGATATAGGATTTtgcatttttctatattttgtagtataaaaaaaatgggttaaaggaaaaactttctttatttaGCTTGAGATGAGATAGAGATGTTTTCTGTTAGAAATCTctggaaaataattttatctcaCGTGAAGCTAATAAGGAAAATAATTCTATCTAACACGAAATTAAATAAGAGAAGTTAatagatggttttttttttttgactcattTTAAAGTTGTTACCAAACATATGAAAATGAAATAGtattatagaaaatatattttggaaaatgatttatttttcagaaaatagtaatgtcaaaataaatattctTCCTGCAATGGCAATGGTGGtggtttaatttttgattttgtttgtgggtttgtttatGATTGTGGGTTGTGGTTAAAATGGTGGTTTGGTGGCTGTGTTAGTGGTGGTTTCGTGTTTGATTTTGTctgtgggtttgattttggctgtgggtttgattttggcTGTAGAAGTGGGTTATGGTTGTGGCTGCCGTGGGCtgtgttgggtttggttttggctGTGTTGTGGCTGTTTTGGCTATGTTGTGGCTGGTGgagtggtggtggaggtggttgtGGCCTATTGAAAGGTTTTTATGGTggatatgttttattttattttaatgagctctttatattattttaatcaaatatctaaaaatatagATCTATTGATGTTGACTATATTGTGAAGTGAagaggtaaaatagataaagtgacttttgtTGATgctaaatagctaaatttttgtctccaccaatgtggatgctcttatacaACTTATTGTAGCTTGTTGGTAaacctaaaatttattattttatttgcctttctctttctcttcactaactctatcttttctctctccttcagtCCCAGATCTCAAGTCTTAAGTtctcaacacacacacacacacactctctctctctctctctctctctctctctctctctctctctctctctctctctctctctctctctctctctctctctctctctctctctctctctctgatgtaTGGTGGTGGAGGCGTTCTTGTAGTGGAGACATTGTGGGTTGTGGAACGATGGGCTATAGGCTACCAATGGGTGTGAGGTGATGTAGTGGTCGTGGTGGCATGGATGTCATGGGTTGTGGTGGGTCTTATgatggtgggttttggtttaTGGTGTGGTAGATTGTGGTGGTGAGTTGGTTAGGTGTGGAGGTGAGTTGCGGCGAGTTGTGCCGGTGGTATCACAGTGGGTTgcgagtttttatttatttttatctaatttcTGGTATGGGTTTGTGTTGATAGTGGCTGATGTTGGTGTGGTTGTGGTGGCGGCGGTGGCTTatgtagttgtttttttttttgctataggGTTTGATTTGtgggtgaagagagagagacattgaTAGGAAGTCAGAGAGGTtgtaaagaagagagagaaatagagtaaaattaagaaaaaaattgaatagtattggatataatgtgaaaaataaaaataaaaatattgaatgaattgtaaaataaaattgtaaaataaataaaataacttcttactataaaataagttttttttaccACTCCGCTGTgcctgtgaatgctctaatcaCACTGGACTTCACGCTCTTTTAATTTAACCTTAGTTTATTGGTTGTAGTTGAGCTACATCAACCTCACGCAAGCTTTCAAGCACGTAGTGGTCACTCTCCAATGATGCTCTACTTTGACATGTGCGTTTCCAACGTGGGTGAGACAAATAGTAGGCCAAGGGACCCACAAGATCCCATCTCCGTTACCGTCTCACTCTTTGCCATGTGCCATGTGCCATGCCCAAATTTGAGCAATCTGTCTTTCTCTAATGTTAACTTCTAATTCGCTTTCAatgctattctattttaccattctaaaaCACCACTTTATCaatataccataccattttacaatctttcacatcccaaaactctatttttattaaaatattattttttaacccattctttattatttcttcccAACCGTTCAGCTCATTTTCCTGGGCTTTTCAACAACCATTTTTATTCCTCTCTCCCAGCACTGGttcaacacacaacacacaccCATTATGCAACGATCAACctatccaaacccatcaccacacccacacacacacaaacacaaacatcaaACCAGCAACAAAGCCACGCACAAACAGAACCCAGCAACAAAGCCACGCACAAACACAACCCAGCAACAAAGCcaagccacacacacaaacacaaacccattcaaaaatcGGGCCACCGATCAAAAACCCAAGCCAGGCCACCGATCCACATCGCTGATCAACCAATCCACACCGCCGATTTGAAACCCAGGCCACCGATCAAAaaccggagcaaacccattcaaaaaacatcatcaccggagccaccggagcaaacccattcaaaaaaatcatcatcggagcaaacccattcaaacccattcaaataaaatcattaccgaagcaaacccattcaaacctattcaaaaaaacatcatcaccggagccaccggagcaaacccatcCAATAAAATCATCACCGAAGCCATCGGAGCAAAtccattcaaaaaaatgagagagatgagagagcagAGTCGAGAGAGAAGATGGAGAGCAGAGACGAgagagcaaacccattcaaaaaacatcatcaccggagccactggagcaaacccattcaaaaaaaacaTCACTGGAGCCATCGGACCAAAtccattcaaaaaaatgagagagatgagagagcagAAACGAGAGAGAAGACGGAGAGCAgagacaagagagagagaagggcacagacaaaatgagagagatgagagacagAGGAAAGAGAGTagagataaaatattatttttttatacaatactgctacagtgcaattctatctttagaattgcactgtagcaagtattgcaaaaaatttacaatacttGCCTTTGCCATTTTCTGATGTagatgattttaaggttacaAATGCTAAATTTCCCTTAAatatagcattagcattttccaatgctaatgctcttaccCTTCACATTTCGACTGCGGCATTTGTAGGACAGATTTAGCattaaatctaaaaaacaaCCAACACCTGGACTGCCAAATGGTcagaattgcaaaaaaatttgcacgGCCTGAAGTAGTACCGTGGCACTTTTGTGtgtctcactttctctctttctttagaatatattattattttattgtgtagatatattattttaatatatagtataataaaataaaagctgaGATgctgaaaatgttataaaatgatatggtataactgagaaaatagttttttgggATGATAAAATAGAATGGGATAACATTCCtagatgtgaatgctctaatactactatttaaataattgaGTAGAATTTGCTCGGTGTGTTTGATTATTTCTTGCAAGAGTGTTGGTTCTTAGGTATCACTCCACTGAAACTGTGATAGCAAACTTGCAAGGACAGCCaatgttttataaatttttaagtaCAATCAGATCATAGTAAGAGCATTgcaaaataatcaaattcagTTTCTATGTTATAGCAAAATCTTGAACTTATACAAACATGATCTATCCACTAGTATTTACCTATGTAATTCAAGTGACACAATAAGGGCAATATTTGCTAGATAGtactttttaaggaaaattttagGAGAATGGCGTGCGATTGaagttatttaattatgtaGACTATTTTTGGAATTCAAGTttgtcaaactcgagttccaacccaaaatcgagtttaacaAACTCGAGTCTCAATTTTCATTCAACGTTAGATTGCCACACAACCTAAACTaattgaaactcgagtttgatAAACTCGCTTTTGGGTTGGAATTCAAGTTTGACAAATTCGAGTTCTGAAAAAAAGtttacataactaaataacttcaCCTTCGAACTATCCAcctaaaattttcctaaaaacgTACTATTCAGTAAATTTTGCCAACAATAAACCTACCCATCAAACTAGACTAATAATACAGTATGTTTGGTTGCACTATGAGGGGAGGGAAAACAAAGGATTATTGTTAGATTTCATTACATTGTTATTGTATAGCTAACTTGCAAGGAAGCgcatgttttagaatttttaaatgCGATCAGATCATtgaaaaagcaaagaaaaataatcactcATTTTTAATGTTATGGTTGAATCTAGAACTTAATGTACGTTGACCTCATTTTTCGCACATCTTTTAGCCCATGAAAATACTTATCTCAAAAAATAGACAAAGCCATTGAAAGCCAAAGGCCCACTAATAAAACCCACAGCCCATGGAAATCAACACTTGGAATTAATCTAAAATTGGGTCTCAAAATTCAACCCAAAGGTCTGTAACCCATAAACTTCCCCCACGAATTTTGGGGAGGTCAGTATGTGAGATTGGCTAATCTCGGCCCCAAGCAATCAGCCCCAAGTATCACTAATATGGGCAGCAAATTCACAAGGCCATCTAATGAGATTGGTTAACTTGGGCCCACTAAGTTAACTTAGTCTGCCAAGGCCCACGGCTGGATCAAGatcaaaattgatcaaaatgcTTCCTTTCATTAAACAAGACCTCAAACAatatataatctatataaaatttaaaaattaaagcataacatttattgttattacGTTTTTATTGAGACGTACAACATTtcagtcaatttagtccatttCGGTTCATTTTGGTCTACTTCAATCTAG of the Quercus robur chromosome 10, dhQueRobu3.1, whole genome shotgun sequence genome contains:
- the LOC126701628 gene encoding probable xyloglucan 6-xylosyltransferase 5 is translated as MGQENITQKRSSGGGGGPGGGLPTTTANGGRGRSSTLLPRGRQLHKTFNNIKITILCGFVTILVLRGTIGIGNLGSSGDDAMNQNIIEETNRILAEIRSDSDPSDPVNEPESFFSVNDTFALGPKISTWDQDRKTWLDQNPEFPNHINGKPRILLVTGSPPKPCDNPIGDHYLLKAIKNKIDYCRLHGIEIVYNLAHLDKELAGYWAKLPLLRRLMLSHPEVEWIWWMDSDALFTDMVFEIPLSKYDNYNLVVHGYPDLMFEQKSWIALNTGSFLFRNCQWSLDLLDDWAPMGPKGPVREEAGKILTANLKGRPAFEADDQSALIYLLLSKKDRWMDKVFLENSYYLHGYWAGLVDRYEEMIEKYHPGLGDERWPFVTHFVGCKPCGSYGDYPVERCLSSMERAFNFADNQVLKLYGFRHRGLLSPKIKRIRNETVAPLEVVDQFDIRRHPVQGSSKSQS